GGTTTAGATGATTCTGTTCTTAAACTTAATAAACTCAATTATTTGATTCTGACCTAATTGATGTTTTGTAtattctctttcaattttaatgtgatttatatttaaaagtggTCTTTGATTTTTTGcaaattatcttttctttattcATCCTTTCATATAATATTCAATTACAATATTCTTTGATGATGATGTACTAAGTTTAAGAGGACTTTATTCATGGACACCAAATAGTAAATTGTTTTACTGAAGAAAAATCTCATTCTATTAACAATGCTCCAAACTTTATATCTAGTACTTGACATTACAAGATATCTTTCAATTTATGAAGTATTTATGCAAAAAAATTTCTCCTATATTGATTGGAATGAAATTTCTAAACCTTCTGAAATACTTTATCCAATTAAacaaaagtgtttttttatcagcaaataATTATACTAGAATGTTTGAGATGTTCAAACTCATTTACAAAGTATATACATACATTGTTCTTCATCTACATCACATATTCAGTATTCTTATACAAAACTTAACAATATGACACTTAATGTTATTTATTCAATATCTGTCATGGTTGTCAAATAAgcaacatgaaaaaaaaagaagctatTATAAACTCTTCAAAAAACTTGTTGCATGAATAGGTTCCTCTGTTTTCACAAACCTTGACAGCTCCCACCGTATAGCATAATATGTTTTCCCGACCAATATTGAATGATCAAAGTTTGCTTTTCCAGAtgcaatttttccatttttagcATGTACCTTTGGCTCTTATTCTCTTCCTTTTGTTTTGCATCTATAGTTCTTTGTATGTTGTAGTTTAATTTATTCGTTGATCGTTCTAGAAAAACCTACATaaaaattagaacaaaaattcaatagattactaattttattgtttgtttatcCCTTTACAACCTACTAGGCCTTCATTGTCctaattttccttcttttcttcaatacATTCTAACTCAACCTATACTAGTTTACTACATGTCTAATTCAATACATTTTGATCCCTTTAGCGTCTActcataacattttttttttttataaatgtagcAACACATTTATCTTATTAACTTAATGAAATATGTGAGACTTATACACGGTTGGAGTatgaaaattttgtattataaacTAGTATAGGCTGAGTGAGAATGTATTGTAGGAAGGGAAACACAATCAAGCTTAGTAGGCTATATAAAGATCAACATACACAACTATATAAAGATCAACATACACAACATAGGAAAGCTGTCGGGCTTTTAGTCTAATTTTTATGCAGATGCCTAGGAAAGACTTTATCTCATACATATACTTAATATCTCCTCTGCAGTAAATCATCTGAGTGAATACCTTAACTGTCttgtaaatgtttattaaaGTGCAGTCACAAGAGTTCtcaaatacacaaaataaacactaagtaaagaattattttttcatagCAAAAGactgaaagtaaaataaaagagttCACATACTCCCATTAAGCATTATTTGTTGACAGCAGAAGATCTGTGACTAACTATTTCTTCTTCATTGAATTTATTAACAGAGAGGGATGACTCAAACAATTTGTGACATACAATGAATTTCTTATCTTTAACAGAAGTTCTCTATTAAACATGATgattctaatttattatattacgATAATAAATATGATCTTCACTAATACTTATTGTTTTTTCATGAGAAAACTAAACACAAAAGAAGACTAATACTTATTGATGAGAATCTATATACAAATGTCAAATTGTTTAACCTGTGAAAATCTGTCACTCACTAGTCATACcttgcaaataaaaaaacaagtaataaaaataaatttatcggTGATAGATTTCAGaattaattttgcatatttgtttgttttaaaaaaaaaattcaaaacttatattttattgtgcaaatttattatttgaattataattaacattactttttttttctaatttcatattttaaagagTTGATTTTagatcttttttatttaaaataaaaaatgaaaatataaaatatctacaaatatcTATGAATATTCACAAATatgtaaaaagtttaattttttttttaataccaaCAAATAGCACAATAAGGGATAtagcaatttttttatatggaatGTGTATGTAGTATAGTATAAGTAGGGTGAATGTTGCTCTCAATGAACCTAAACACTctaaatatgaagaaaaaaaaaaaacagaggaTATTTCTTTAGAAAATCTCGAACACAAGTTGAATGTGATTTGTAGAATTCAACTAAATATTAAACTTCCTTAACTATTTTGGGTTAATGCTTGGATAGGTTTTgctattttttacttttgtgctttttaatagatattttattttggcaAATAGTACATAAATAtgcaaattataaaaagaatggTCCATTCTGAAATAACTTCTATCAAAGACATTCTATTTCAGGAATAACTATTACAATTTTTACGGTCTAATGATCAATTTGATTCAAGATAAAGAATAACCCATTACACCAAAAAAATATACCTAATATTACTAAAACTACACTCATAATCCAAGTTAAATAGAAAGGTTTTTTAAAACCACATGTAAAATACATAATGTGGAATCATACTTGCCGATCtgatcatatttattttaagcaTAGCCGGTGATTGAAAACATCACTACTGAATAAAAagtgtttataaatattaattaagaaattaatgtaTTGGATATACATTTTATTCATATagtaaaatttacaataaataactataaatataaactatattataatgcaattaaaatttgtaataaataaatattttttaacataaattatattttagatttataataagtattttttgcTATGAtacacaattatttttaattattaaattttttaatactcAAGAAAGATTTTGTTATCAGTGTATCTGAAATGTATATCGCATCTTAATTTCAAAAGTTGTCATCCGTGTGGTAGTATCCACGCACCATAGGCAAAATTGACTTCTAAAATCAATGGGTAAAACAGTGCCTTCTGGTTATTACACGGAAAAGAATgcagattattttaatattagttgtAAATATGTTGTTCTTTATCAAAGACAAATAATACATGCTATGTGAGATAAAAGATTCTAAACAAGGTAACCGTATCAAACATCGGAAGTCACAATCGCTATAAACTCAACCAAAATCCAAGCAATCCACAAATGATGATCACTATGCCTGCAATCACAAACCAATTAAAGCAAAACCGTTAGTCATGGCCCTCATATGAAATCGGTCAAACTAAATTTAGAATTGCTGAATCCCAGAGAATAATTATTCCGCGTTAACCTTGTTTGCGATGTTGTTTGAGAGCCAGTCAAGTCCTTCGTAAAGTCCTTCACCAGATGTGGCACATGTGCTCTGGATATACCTGCATGTGAAAAGCACATGGTCGGTGGGTAAGGGAGAGAGGAGACAGTGGATTCAATAGACAAGTTAACCGCTGacagaaatattttatattaccaGTGACGCTGACGGAGAGAATGAAGACCAAGTTTGTCAGTTATTTCAGCAGCATTCATAGCATTTGGAAGATCTTGCTTGTTTGCAAAAACAAGAAGCACAGCATCTCTCAACTCATCCTGACAAAAGTTACAGCCAGACAAGAGAAATCAAAAAGTTAATCTATGAAACCAAGTCCTCTAAAATAAACCAAACTCTCACATTCAATCATTATCTATTTTGTTACCTCATTCAACATCCTGTGCAGCTCGTCTCTAGCTTCCACAACACGATCTCGGTCATTGCTATCAACCACAAATATAAGACCTTGGGTATTTTGGAAGTAATGTCTCCACAAAGGACGGATCTAGCACGGAACACGTGTCAATGTTTACTACTgtatcgataaaaaaaaaatcctaatgaTTTTGCgataaaaatatatagcagAGGAGGCCAAATGTTGGACAGTTAAAAGCCATATAGAAGTCCACCCCATAGTGGTAACAAGCTAGATGTTCAGCACCGTAGCCAGATCTTGCTACAGTACTGGATCCGAGCAACAGATGACATGCACTAAaaaatagagactaaaaacTGCTAATTTAGCtatgatttcatttttaaaatgtttggaCCAAAATTAAGAAATGTACTCACAAAATAATGCATTACCAGCACTAtttgaaatgaagaaaaagtattACAAAACTAATCAAATGCACCCGCAAAAAAATATGCCTTTTGAATCACATCGATCTTGTAATGGAGCGAATGGTAGCATCAAGTTATTATTCACCACCCAAAAATTACTAGTATCAGAAATAATGTTTTCTCTCTCAAAGGTAACGAATGAAACCATTCTAAATTGTTAACAAGCATCCCATCAGGACATCAATATACAGACAAAGGTAGcgaaagtaaaatgaaaaagagataCCTTGTCCTGGCCACCAACATCCCAAACAGTGAAGCTGATGTTCTTATATTCCACAGTTTCCACATTAAACCCTACACCGAACGTTACATATTAACAAAAATCGCatcctttattattattttttttcggTTCTTtcgaattttattttattttattgtcacGTTTATTGATGAGTGCGTAATTAAAATGGATTTAATTGATGGAAAGAAAtcggaagaaaaagaaaagtaaaagaaagagagagatataCCAATGGTGGGAATGGTGGTGACGATCTCTCCGAGCTTGAGTTTGTAGAGAATGGTGGTCTTACCGGCGGCGTCGAGACCGACCATAAGTATACGCATCTCCTTCTTGGCAAACAAGCGACTGAAAAGCTTGGTGAATGAGAGCCCCATTTTCAACTATTCTGAAAGAAAGAATCCCAAACACAAACGTTAAGACAACATCGGTGCAATGATTATGTTACCCTAATTATCACAGGAAATTGGAATTCGAAAAAGAGATGTGAAGATCGAAAAATTATGAGAGAATATACGAAGATGGAGACGGATCGAGAAGGTGAGCGTTTgagaattaaaaagataaagaaaaatgtgagaGGAAAGAGAAGGACTTGCCTTAGAGATATGAGAAAGAGGAAGTTGTATTGGGGAACTTGCGATGAGATCTGATGTTCTTTGGGAACGGAGAGCGTTTAGTAAATGTTTTGGTGTTCCTTATGCGCTCTCCGCTTttcaaaatcatacaaaaaCCTACTCTTCAAAATTGGGTGGTCTCAAATATTTCtatactattaaaaaattataaattatgcttcataattttattttattttatttttcacatttcacTTAAATATTAAGTTAAGACTACACCAATTCCTACATTTGTTATGTCCATTGGTTTATCGAAAagataaatttctatttttaaaaatcatttttttcttttgctttctctttgataaaagaaaaaaaaaactgtttctTTTTGCCTTTATATTTCTTCATCTCAAGCAAATCACATAGGAGTCTACTTTCAAGAATTTCTTTCATGATAAAATCACGAGAATGAAATCGGTTCTAGTGATCAAACTATATTTTACGTGATATAATGTTATATTCACATtaatgttatttcttttaatatacacaatacaacttatttaatttacaatttgattataaataatattaaaattgttatattatgtCTTGAAATCAAGTTATTTCAATTCTACACAGATATAATTGaatctttattaaattaagtttaagcTAAATTGACAAGACAGATTTTATCTTATAGTTATTTCAAATTCAAGTCTTATAAACTTAATTGAACTAAACTCCCTTGCCTTATCAGAAAGtttaaaaaactaacttaaacttgtaaaaataaagtgaaaaatattttacctgGGCTCTAAACTGTATTTCTTAATGCACTAAGTCTAATAATgtcattaatttattacatcACATTCAATTTGGCGTCATATGACATGGCGCTAATTGAAGTAATTCGgcatttgtttattattttttctcaagTTTCATCACTGTCCTTTCAACAGTCTGTCATACATCCTCATACATTCTTGCAAATATAAATCACAATGCATTGCTTATTCCACAAGGGAAAAGGAAAGGGTAAGAGAAAAAGATGGCAAATGCTGATCTTTCGTTCCAACCAGTCATACAGCAGATAGCATGTCACTTCTCCCACCAGTCATCCTCTCTGCTTGCAACCCACGTTCACCTGGAAATTTTATACTCAAAACTTGATTAGAAATGCTAACtgcgatttttttttttttttgacaattccAGGGAGAAAATGGTTACCTGTCCGTATTCTTATAACATCTGAGACGGGGATCACTGCACAATCAAAGTTTCATTAGAAATGTGATTCCATATCGAGGTCAATACATTTTACTTGCTGAATTTAGAAATTGGAGTTTAATTCGTATTCCCTCAAAATCTTCTGTTCGGAACTTGACAAGAGGAGACATGCAACAGGAAATACGCATCAAGACTAAGGTtcttacaaaagtaaaaatctaATAATTCACGAATCTTAAGATCAATCTTAATAGTTTCTAgggaatataatatttaatatattaataaaaagggCAGGAGAGGTACAAGTGAAAGCAAAAAGTCAAAAGGTACCATTTCTATATTACGGATACCGAGAACACATCCTGTCGTGTTTCTAAACTGAGAAGGGAATATACATAAcatacagaaaaagaaaagaaaatattttcagcTTGTAAACAGAATCATATTTGTTGTCTCAGACAGCATAATTCATTTCAGTTATTCTCTTTCAGCTGATAAAACTTTTATTCATGCCGCCGCCGCCCCCCACCCCAAGTTGCGACAAGAACAAACAAATCATATTGAAAATGGAAATGCTATCACTACATAATAACCTGTTTGCCCAGGACCCAAGAAGGGTGATATGTACGAGAAATAAGCCTAACTCACTAAAACAGA
The sequence above is drawn from the Vigna radiata var. radiata cultivar VC1973A chromosome 3, Vradiata_ver6, whole genome shotgun sequence genome and encodes:
- the LOC106757832 gene encoding ADP-ribosylation factor translates to MGLSFTKLFSRLFAKKEMRILMVGLDAAGKTTILYKLKLGEIVTTIPTIGFNVETVEYKNISFTVWDVGGQDKIRPLWRHYFQNTQGLIFVVDSNDRDRVVEARDELHRMLNEDELRDAVLLVFANKQDLPNAMNAAEITDKLGLHSLRQRHWYIQSTCATSGEGLYEGLDWLSNNIANKA